Within the Oceanivirga salmonicida genome, the region AAATTGCAAGAGCATTAATTAGAGAACCTGAAATATTAATTTTAGATGATAGTTTTTCAGCAATAGATACTAATACAGAGAAAAAGATTTTAAATAATATAAATAGTGTTAGAAAAGAAAAAACTAATATAATAATATCACATAAAATATCTGTTATAAAAAATGCTGATATAATATTTGTAATGTCTAATGGAAAAATAGTAGACAAAGGAAAACACACTGAATTGATAAATAAATCTGGATGGTATAAACAGTTATACGAACATCAATATTTGGTTGGTGATAAAAATGAATAAACTATATAAATATATGAAATTATCTAAAAAAGAATATATAATAGGGTTAGTTTTGATGATAATAAGTACATTTTTATTGACTTATACGAGCTATATAATTTCTAAAATCTTTGATAATAATTACAGCAAAGCTGTAAAGTATGTTGCTATATTTTTCTTTATTAATATAATTGCAGCAGTATTGGATTATTATAAGAAATATTATTTGGTTAAGGCTTCTAATAATCTTTATTTAAAAATTCAAACTAGTATATATGATCATATACAAAAATTAGAAATTTCATATTTTGATAATATATCAGCAGGGGCAATAATTTCTAGAATAATTAGTGATGTTATTTTACTTAAAAACTTTTTTGAAAATACATTAATGTATATATTTGCTGTAATTGTAAAATTAATATTTATATATTTAATACTATTTTTTGTGAATTATAGAATGGCATTAGTTTTAGTAATATTTTTAATCTTTATGTTGTTTATAAAAGTAATATATGAAAAATTAGTATATAAGTATGCAAAAAAATATAGAGAGTATAATTCCTATTGTACAGCATTAATAAATGAAGGTATACATAATATTGATATAATAAAAATGTATAATAATGAAGAAAATATAAAAAATGAATGGAAAGAAAAAAGCAATATGAGAATGAAGGTTGCTAAAAAAATAGTAGCAATAGATGCTAAATTACTTCATAATTTAACTGCTTTATCAAGAGATATTATATTCATATTAATAATACTTTATTATGGCTATTTAAAATTTAATAATTTGAATTATATAGAAATTGGAAGTATATATCTATTTATGAAATATACATTAGATGTAATAGATGTAGTTACTAATTTAGTTATTAATTTATCATCTTATACTAAGGCAATAGCTGCTTCAAATAATATAGATGAAATATTTAAACTAAAAAATATAGATAATAATTTTACTGCTAATAATATAGAAAATATTAAAGGGGAAATAGAATTTAAAAATGTAAGTTTTAATTATGATAATAA harbors:
- a CDS encoding ABC transporter ATP-binding protein, with product MNKLYKYMKLSKKEYIIGLVLMIISTFLLTYTSYIISKIFDNNYSKAVKYVAIFFFINIIAAVLDYYKKYYLVKASNNLYLKIQTSIYDHIQKLEISYFDNISAGAIISRIISDVILLKNFFENTLMYIFAVIVKLIFIYLILFFVNYRMALVLVIFLIFMLFIKVIYEKLVYKYAKKYREYNSYCTALINEGIHNIDIIKMYNNEENIKNEWKEKSNMRMKVAKKIVAIDAKLLHNLTALSRDIIFILIILYYGYLKFNNLNYIEIGSIYLFMKYTLDVIDVVTNLVINLSSYTKAIAASNNIDEIFKLKNIDNNFTANNIENIKGEIEFKNVSFNYDNKNQVLKNVSFKIKDKSIVAFVGRTGSGKSTIINLLEKFYTNYTGDIYVDGHDIKDINVRNNIAMVLQEPFLFQGTVIENISINENNMKESVKNLKEITYDLKSEQNISNLSSGEKQLVSFARAMSKKSSILILDEATSNIDSETENIMQRSIENFRKKGTVIIIAHRLSTIKNADMIFVLDKGEIVESGTHIELIEKHGLYYAMQKKV